In Puntigrus tetrazona isolate hp1 chromosome 18, ASM1883169v1, whole genome shotgun sequence, one genomic interval encodes:
- the sema6dl gene encoding sema domain, transmembrane domain (TM), and cytoplasmic domain, (semaphorin) 6D, like isoform X5, with protein sequence MGWRELTIDLLLLLLLVASHLEAVSFPEDNIPLDVVDRHYARQYPVFRGRPSGNESQHRLDFQLMTKIHDTLFIAGRDQVYLVSLRESYRNEIIPYRKLTWRSGQADRETCAMKGKHRDECHNFIKVLVPRNDDLVFICGTNGFNPMCRYYRLDNLEFDGEEISGLARCPFDAKQTNVALFADGKLYSATVADFLASDAVIYRSLGDGSALRTIKYDSKWLKEPHFLHAVDYGDFVYFFFREIAAEHNSLGKAVYSRVARICKNDIGGSQRVLEKHWTSFVKARLNCSVPGESFFYFDVLQAITDIIDINGVPSVVGVFTTQLNSIPGSAVCAFSMEDIEKAFRGRFKEQKTPDSVWTPFPEEKLPKPRPGCCAGHGSAESYKTSIEFPDETLQFIKSHPLMDASVPSIGDEPWFTKTRVRYRLTALAVDNTAGPHKNYTVVFIGSEAGIVLKVLAKTSPLSLNDSVLLEEIDVFNQAKCLSSNEDDRRILSFHLDKDTHTLYVAFSSCVVRIPLSRCERHSSCQKSCIASRDPYCGWMSHGACERIPGAMQTGYEQDVEYGNTAHLGDCHGVWEIQAGESNQMVHMNILISCVLAAFLLGAFIAGMVVYCYRDAFLRTPRKIQKDAESAQSCTDSTGSFAKLNGLFDSPVKEYQPNMDTPKLYTNLLSNGREVPTTGDTKTMLLTGQPPEIAALPTPESTPVLQQKSLQPIKNQWERAHGKISGSRKDGPPKSPQYLHSTPPPHSTISNPHIPSAVVLPNATHENRASFSTPEGHQAEKKIQNSDQHGSKSGRKDQRRTVDARNTLNDLLKHLNDSNPKAIMVEMPKSRQHLMLEPIVSPTEIPPKVPSREASLYSPSSSLPRNSPTKRVDVPTTPTSPTGQMGTLERQRYHRSSSQRHSISSPPKGLHSPSGAIVSRQPSMNRGGYMPPTPTPPTRLDSHGVPMAMTPSVSRQSSYSGHGSLPRTSIKRTASLKPDVPPKPNGFAPQTAQMRAVNKYSY encoded by the exons ATGGGGTGGCGAGAACTGACGATtgacctgctgctgctgctgctgctggtggcATCCCATCTGGAGGCTGTGAGCTTTCCTGAGGACAACATCCCTTTAGACGTTGTGGACCGACACT ATGCACGACAGTACCCCGTGTTTCGCGGACGCCCCTCTGGCAACGAATCTCAGCACAGACTGGACTTTCAGCTCATGACCAAGATACATGATACACTTTTCATTGCTGGCAG GGACCAGGTGTATTTAGTGAGCCTGAGAGAGTCCTACAGGAATGAGATTATTCCGTACAGG AAGCTGACGTGGCGGTCGGGACAGGCAGACAGGGAGACGTGCGCCATGAAGGGAAAGCACAGA GACGAGTGCCATAATTTCATTAAAGTCCTGGTTCCGAGAAATGATGATCTTGTGTTCATCTGCGGAACAAATGGTTTCAACCCCATGTGCCGTTACTACAGG TTGGATAACTTGGAGTTTGATGGGGAAGAGATCAGCGGTTTGGCCCGATGCCCGTTTGACGCCAAGCAGACGAACGTTGCCCTGTTTGCTG ATGGTAAGCTGTACTCAGCAACAGTGGCTGACTTCCTGGCCAGCGATGCTGTGATTTATCGCAGCTTGGGAGATGGATCTGCCCTTCGCACCATCAAGTATGACTCCAAGTGGTTAAAAG aGCCACATTTTCTCCATGCTGTGGATTATGGggattttgtttacttttttttcagagaaatcGCAGCCGAGCACAACAGCTTGGGAAAG GCGGTTTACTCCAGAGTGGCTCGGATCTGTAAAAATGACATAGGAGGGTCTCAGCGGGTGCTGGAAAAACACTGGACATCTTTTGTTAAGGCTCGCCTGAACTGTTCTGTTCCTGGAGAATCGTTTTTCTATTTTGACGTCCTTCAGGCTATTACGGACATCATCGACATTAATGGGGTGCCTTCTGTGGTTGGAGTTTTCACCACCCAGTTGAACAG taTCCCTGGCTCCGCAGTGTGTGCGTTCTCCATGGAGGACATTGAGAAAGCATTCCGTGGCCGTTTCAAAGAGCAGAAGACGCCAGATTCAGTGTGGACGCCATTTCCAGAAGAGAAGCTGCCCAAGCCCAG ACCCGGCTGCTGTGCAGGACATGGTTCAGCTGAGTCTTACAAAACCTCCATCGAGTTTCCAGACGAGACCCTTCAGTTCATCAAGTCACACCCTCTCATGGACGCCTCAGTCCCCTCCATTGGAGACGAACCGTGGTTCACCAAAACAAGAGTCAG GTACAGGCTCACGGCACTCGCTGTTGACAACACAGCAGGACCCCATAAGAACTACACTGTGGTTTTCATTGGCTCTGAGGCAGGCATCGTGCTAAAAGTTTTGGCCAAGACATCCCCTTTGTCTTTGAATGACAGTGTCCTACTGGAGGAGATTGACGTTTTCAACCAAGCCAA GTGTTTATCCAGCAATGAGGACGATCGGCGAATTCTGTCTTTCCACCTAGATAAAGACACCCACACCCTCTATGTGGCCTTTTCCAGCTGTGTGGTCAGAATACCACTCAGCCGCTGTGAACGACACAGTTCCTGTCAAAA GTCTTGTATTGCTTCTAGAGACCCGTACTGTGGCTGGATGTCACATGGAGCTTGTGAGCGTATTCCTGGAGCTATGCA AACTGGTTATGAGCAAGATGTTGAATACGGCAACACAGCTCACCTCGGCGATTGTCATG GTGTGTGGGAAATACAAGCAGGTGAATCTAACCAGATGGTGCACATGAATATCCTTATCTCCTGTGTGTTAGCTGCATTTCTGCTTGGTGCATTCATCGCTGGCATGGTGGTTTACTGCTATAGAGATGCCTTCCTTCGCACTCCACGCAAGATCCAAAAAGATGCAGAGTCAGCACAGTCCTGCACTGATTCCACTGGCAGCTTTGCCAAGCTCAACGGTCTGTTTGACAGTCCTGTGAAAGAGTATCAGCCCAATATGGATACTCCCAAGCTTTACACCAACCTGTTAAGCAATGGGAGGGAGGTGCCAACCACCGGAGACACTAAGACAATGCTCCTGACCGGACAGCCACCGGAGATAGCAGCACTACCTACACCTGAGTCCACACCTGTGCTGCAACAGAAGAGCCTTCAGCCAATTAAGAACCAATGGGAGAGAGCTCACGGAAAGATAAGTGGCTCCCGCAAAGATGGGCCACCCAAAAGCCCACAGTACCTTCACTCCACTCCCCCTCCTCATTCTACCATCAGCAACCCCCACATCCCCAGTGCCGTGGTACTGCCCAATGCCACACATGAGAACAGGGCATCCTTCAGTACTCCTGAAGGGCATCAAGCAGAAAAGAAAATCCAGAATAGCGATCAACATGGTTCCAAATCTGGCCGCAAGGACCAGCGACGCACTGTGGATGCCAGGAACACCCTGAATGACCTCTTGAAGCACCTGAATGATAGCAACCCAAAAGCCATCATGGTGGAGATGCCCAAATCCAGACAGCACCTGATGCTGGAGCCCATTGTAAGCCCAACAGAGATTCCCCCCAAAGTCCCAAGCCGAGAGGCCTCCTTGTactctccctcttcctctctgCCCAGGAATAGCCCGACAAAGAGAGTGGATGTGCCGACTACACCAACATCGCCCACAGGGCAGATGGGCACTCTTGAGAGACAGCGGTATCACCGCAGCTCATCCCAGCGACACTCCATATCCTCGCCACCCAAAGGGCTGCATTCACCTAGCGGGGCCATAGTGTCCCGGCAACCTAGTATGAACAGAGGTGGGTACATGCCCCCAACTCCTACCCCACCCACTAGACTAGACTCTCATGGGGTACCAATGGCTATGACTCCTTCTGTATCCCGGCAGAGCAGCTACAGTGGTCATGGATCTTTACCACGAACGTCCATCAAACGGACAGCATCATTAAAGCCCGATGTGCCCCCCAAACCCAATGGCTTTGCACCACAGACTGCACAAATGAGGGCAGTGAACAAGTATAGCTACTGA
- the sema6dl gene encoding sema domain, transmembrane domain (TM), and cytoplasmic domain, (semaphorin) 6D, like isoform X4, which produces MGWRELTIDLLLLLLLVASHLEAVSFPEDNIPLDVVDRHYARQYPVFRGRPSGNESQHRLDFQLMTKIHDTLFIAGRDQVYLVSLRESYRNEIIPYRKLTWRSGQADRETCAMKGKHRDECHNFIKVLVPRNDDLVFICGTNGFNPMCRYYRLDNLEFDGEEISGLARCPFDAKQTNVALFADGKLYSATVADFLASDAVIYRSLGDGSALRTIKYDSKWLKEPHFLHAVDYGDFVYFFFREIAAEHNSLGKAVYSRVARICKNDIGGSQRVLEKHWTSFVKARLNCSVPGESFFYFDVLQAITDIIDINGVPSVVGVFTTQLNSIPGSAVCAFSMEDIEKAFRGRFKEQKTPDSVWTPFPEEKLPKPRPGCCAGHGSAESYKTSIEFPDETLQFIKSHPLMDASVPSIGDEPWFTKTRVRYRLTALAVDNTAGPHKNYTVVFIGSEAGIVLKVLAKTSPLSLNDSVLLEEIDVFNQAKCLSSNEDDRRILSFHLDKDTHTLYVAFSSCVVRIPLSRCERHSSCQKSCIASRDPYCGWMSHGACERIPGAMQTGYEQDVEYGNTAHLGDCHEFLATTSAPDFKSYGDPTSGVWEIQAGESNQMVHMNILISCVLAAFLLGAFIAGMVVYCYRDAFLRTPRKIQKDAESAQSCTDSTGSFAKLNGLFDSPVKEYQPNMDTPKLYTNLLSNGREVPTTGDTKTMLLTGQPPEIAALPTPESTPVLQQKSLQPIKNQWERAHGKISGSRKDGPPKSPQYLHSTPPPHSTISNPHIPSAVVLPNATHENRASFSTPEGHQAEKKIQNSDQHGSKSGRKDQRRTVDARNTLNDLLKHLNDSNPKAIMVEMPKSRQHLMLEPIVSPTEIPPKVPSREASLYSPSSSLPRNSPTKRVDVPTTPTSPTGQMGTLERQRYHRSSSQRHSISSPPKGLHSPSGAIVSRQPSMNRGGYMPPTPTPPTRLDSHGVPMAMTPSVSRQSSYSGHGSLPRTSIKRTASLKPDVPPKPNGFAPQTAQMRAVNKYSY; this is translated from the exons ATGGGGTGGCGAGAACTGACGATtgacctgctgctgctgctgctgctggtggcATCCCATCTGGAGGCTGTGAGCTTTCCTGAGGACAACATCCCTTTAGACGTTGTGGACCGACACT ATGCACGACAGTACCCCGTGTTTCGCGGACGCCCCTCTGGCAACGAATCTCAGCACAGACTGGACTTTCAGCTCATGACCAAGATACATGATACACTTTTCATTGCTGGCAG GGACCAGGTGTATTTAGTGAGCCTGAGAGAGTCCTACAGGAATGAGATTATTCCGTACAGG AAGCTGACGTGGCGGTCGGGACAGGCAGACAGGGAGACGTGCGCCATGAAGGGAAAGCACAGA GACGAGTGCCATAATTTCATTAAAGTCCTGGTTCCGAGAAATGATGATCTTGTGTTCATCTGCGGAACAAATGGTTTCAACCCCATGTGCCGTTACTACAGG TTGGATAACTTGGAGTTTGATGGGGAAGAGATCAGCGGTTTGGCCCGATGCCCGTTTGACGCCAAGCAGACGAACGTTGCCCTGTTTGCTG ATGGTAAGCTGTACTCAGCAACAGTGGCTGACTTCCTGGCCAGCGATGCTGTGATTTATCGCAGCTTGGGAGATGGATCTGCCCTTCGCACCATCAAGTATGACTCCAAGTGGTTAAAAG aGCCACATTTTCTCCATGCTGTGGATTATGGggattttgtttacttttttttcagagaaatcGCAGCCGAGCACAACAGCTTGGGAAAG GCGGTTTACTCCAGAGTGGCTCGGATCTGTAAAAATGACATAGGAGGGTCTCAGCGGGTGCTGGAAAAACACTGGACATCTTTTGTTAAGGCTCGCCTGAACTGTTCTGTTCCTGGAGAATCGTTTTTCTATTTTGACGTCCTTCAGGCTATTACGGACATCATCGACATTAATGGGGTGCCTTCTGTGGTTGGAGTTTTCACCACCCAGTTGAACAG taTCCCTGGCTCCGCAGTGTGTGCGTTCTCCATGGAGGACATTGAGAAAGCATTCCGTGGCCGTTTCAAAGAGCAGAAGACGCCAGATTCAGTGTGGACGCCATTTCCAGAAGAGAAGCTGCCCAAGCCCAG ACCCGGCTGCTGTGCAGGACATGGTTCAGCTGAGTCTTACAAAACCTCCATCGAGTTTCCAGACGAGACCCTTCAGTTCATCAAGTCACACCCTCTCATGGACGCCTCAGTCCCCTCCATTGGAGACGAACCGTGGTTCACCAAAACAAGAGTCAG GTACAGGCTCACGGCACTCGCTGTTGACAACACAGCAGGACCCCATAAGAACTACACTGTGGTTTTCATTGGCTCTGAGGCAGGCATCGTGCTAAAAGTTTTGGCCAAGACATCCCCTTTGTCTTTGAATGACAGTGTCCTACTGGAGGAGATTGACGTTTTCAACCAAGCCAA GTGTTTATCCAGCAATGAGGACGATCGGCGAATTCTGTCTTTCCACCTAGATAAAGACACCCACACCCTCTATGTGGCCTTTTCCAGCTGTGTGGTCAGAATACCACTCAGCCGCTGTGAACGACACAGTTCCTGTCAAAA GTCTTGTATTGCTTCTAGAGACCCGTACTGTGGCTGGATGTCACATGGAGCTTGTGAGCGTATTCCTGGAGCTATGCA AACTGGTTATGAGCAAGATGTTGAATACGGCAACACAGCTCACCTCGGCGATTGTCATG AATTTTTGGCCACTACATCAGCGCCAGATTTCAAATCATATGGCGACCCAACCTCTG GTGTGTGGGAAATACAAGCAGGTGAATCTAACCAGATGGTGCACATGAATATCCTTATCTCCTGTGTGTTAGCTGCATTTCTGCTTGGTGCATTCATCGCTGGCATGGTGGTTTACTGCTATAGAGATGCCTTCCTTCGCACTCCACGCAAGATCCAAAAAGATGCAGAGTCAGCACAGTCCTGCACTGATTCCACTGGCAGCTTTGCCAAGCTCAACGGTCTGTTTGACAGTCCTGTGAAAGAGTATCAGCCCAATATGGATACTCCCAAGCTTTACACCAACCTGTTAAGCAATGGGAGGGAGGTGCCAACCACCGGAGACACTAAGACAATGCTCCTGACCGGACAGCCACCGGAGATAGCAGCACTACCTACACCTGAGTCCACACCTGTGCTGCAACAGAAGAGCCTTCAGCCAATTAAGAACCAATGGGAGAGAGCTCACGGAAAGATAAGTGGCTCCCGCAAAGATGGGCCACCCAAAAGCCCACAGTACCTTCACTCCACTCCCCCTCCTCATTCTACCATCAGCAACCCCCACATCCCCAGTGCCGTGGTACTGCCCAATGCCACACATGAGAACAGGGCATCCTTCAGTACTCCTGAAGGGCATCAAGCAGAAAAGAAAATCCAGAATAGCGATCAACATGGTTCCAAATCTGGCCGCAAGGACCAGCGACGCACTGTGGATGCCAGGAACACCCTGAATGACCTCTTGAAGCACCTGAATGATAGCAACCCAAAAGCCATCATGGTGGAGATGCCCAAATCCAGACAGCACCTGATGCTGGAGCCCATTGTAAGCCCAACAGAGATTCCCCCCAAAGTCCCAAGCCGAGAGGCCTCCTTGTactctccctcttcctctctgCCCAGGAATAGCCCGACAAAGAGAGTGGATGTGCCGACTACACCAACATCGCCCACAGGGCAGATGGGCACTCTTGAGAGACAGCGGTATCACCGCAGCTCATCCCAGCGACACTCCATATCCTCGCCACCCAAAGGGCTGCATTCACCTAGCGGGGCCATAGTGTCCCGGCAACCTAGTATGAACAGAGGTGGGTACATGCCCCCAACTCCTACCCCACCCACTAGACTAGACTCTCATGGGGTACCAATGGCTATGACTCCTTCTGTATCCCGGCAGAGCAGCTACAGTGGTCATGGATCTTTACCACGAACGTCCATCAAACGGACAGCATCATTAAAGCCCGATGTGCCCCCCAAACCCAATGGCTTTGCACCACAGACTGCACAAATGAGGGCAGTGAACAAGTATAGCTACTGA